The following coding sequences are from one Thermaerobacter subterraneus DSM 13965 window:
- a CDS encoding spore coat protein gives MLSHKELLNLPDLLNAHAAMIEKAEAEQAMCQDEQLRQILQRHSQVYRRHYGQLQWMLDRARGQGAAQPPAGHYHGDARWVHGNGQATQGFPSFEPYRPPAPQGHRVSDRTLAVGCLEMNKHACLATTWTALEAAHPEARRALLDIARDHAEMAFELFRYLQQRNWYAVPQAPAEMARQVAQGFPGGYAGAAAPGTLGPAGAWAR, from the coding sequence GTGCTAAGCCATAAGGAGCTTCTCAACCTGCCGGACCTGCTGAATGCCCATGCGGCCATGATCGAGAAGGCCGAGGCAGAGCAGGCCATGTGCCAGGACGAGCAGCTGCGCCAGATCCTGCAGCGCCACAGCCAGGTCTACCGGCGGCACTACGGGCAGCTCCAGTGGATGCTGGACCGGGCCCGGGGCCAGGGCGCGGCCCAACCCCCCGCCGGCCACTACCACGGCGATGCCCGCTGGGTCCACGGCAACGGTCAGGCGACCCAGGGCTTTCCGTCCTTCGAACCGTACCGGCCGCCGGCGCCCCAGGGCCACCGGGTCAGCGACCGCACCCTGGCGGTGGGTTGCCTGGAGATGAACAAGCACGCCTGCCTGGCCACCACATGGACGGCCCTGGAGGCCGCCCACCCCGAGGCCCGGCGGGCCCTGCTGGACATCGCCCGGGACCACGCCGAGATGGCCTTCGAGCTCTTCCGGTATCTCCAGCAGCGCAACTGGTACGCCGTTCCCCAGGCCCCGGCGGAGATGGCTCGTCAAGTGGCCCAGGGCTTTCCGGGGGGCTATGCGGGTGCCGCCGCGCCGGGGACCCTGGGCCCGGCGGGTGCCTGGGCGCGCTAG
- a CDS encoding MFS transporter, which translates to MQKRLGLAFAVLCSVPFVMVLSNSMLIPVLPMMREAMDRTLFQIGLIITAFSVPAGLFIPIGGYLSDRWGRKTVMIPGLVGFGLGGLAAGLAPLFARDPYGWILAGRVLQGLSAGGMYQVALAAAGDMFQGGARTRAMGILEASNGLGKIASPILGSALSLLAWYAPFFAYPALAALSALGLWWLVPEPQRPGEAPAPGPYLRRMGRIFQAKGASLAVSFLAGFTALFMLFGLLSVYSDLLERPFGIRGFVKGLVVAIPVAVATITAYVSGIVLQERLSRYLKAVVVTGLAILALGTAALFLTRQLVPMVAAISVMGLGYGLALPALNTLITSSVESAERGGVTALYGTVRFFGAALGPPAFGLLLPLGRAAMYLGSAAAVAAVLGLVAAFLRQDVLLEPLPARAGDRPAGARARAGGGLRDPRAGRSLPENGGPPGRRGGAGAGGTPRPAVAPARPGLHHAPGAAAAAVPGRDGLATDAVPAGGRAGHPGAPGAPRRGTGRSGIPPIPLGPWSRVRSSFPPRQGMSPAS; encoded by the coding sequence GTGCAGAAGCGCTTGGGCCTGGCCTTTGCCGTCCTGTGCAGCGTGCCCTTCGTCATGGTCCTCAGCAATTCCATGCTGATCCCCGTGCTGCCCATGATGCGCGAGGCCATGGACCGGACCCTGTTCCAGATTGGGCTCATCATCACCGCCTTCTCCGTGCCGGCGGGGCTGTTCATCCCCATCGGCGGCTACCTTTCGGACCGGTGGGGCCGCAAGACGGTGATGATCCCCGGCCTGGTGGGGTTCGGACTGGGGGGCCTGGCAGCCGGCCTGGCGCCCCTCTTCGCCCGCGATCCCTACGGGTGGATCCTGGCGGGCCGGGTGCTGCAGGGACTTTCGGCCGGGGGGATGTACCAGGTGGCGCTGGCGGCGGCGGGCGACATGTTCCAAGGGGGTGCCCGTACCCGGGCCATGGGCATCCTGGAGGCCAGCAACGGGCTGGGCAAGATCGCCAGTCCCATTCTCGGGTCGGCCCTGTCGCTGCTGGCCTGGTATGCCCCCTTCTTCGCCTACCCGGCCCTGGCCGCCCTCTCCGCCCTGGGCCTGTGGTGGCTGGTGCCCGAACCGCAGCGCCCGGGGGAAGCGCCGGCGCCGGGGCCCTACCTGCGGCGCATGGGCCGGATCTTCCAGGCCAAGGGTGCCTCCCTGGCCGTCTCCTTTCTAGCGGGCTTCACCGCGCTGTTCATGCTCTTCGGCTTGCTCAGCGTGTATTCCGACTTGCTGGAGCGGCCCTTCGGCATCCGGGGATTCGTCAAGGGCCTGGTGGTGGCGATCCCCGTGGCGGTGGCGACCATCACCGCCTACGTCAGCGGCATCGTCCTCCAGGAAAGGCTGTCCCGGTACCTCAAGGCGGTGGTGGTGACGGGGCTGGCGATCCTGGCCCTGGGGACGGCCGCCCTCTTCCTGACCCGCCAGCTGGTTCCCATGGTGGCGGCCATCAGCGTCATGGGCCTGGGGTACGGCCTGGCGCTACCCGCCCTCAACACCCTGATCACCAGTTCGGTTGAGTCGGCCGAGCGCGGGGGGGTGACCGCCCTCTACGGCACCGTTCGCTTCTTCGGAGCGGCTCTGGGGCCGCCGGCCTTCGGCCTGCTGCTCCCCCTGGGCCGGGCGGCCATGTACCTGGGGAGTGCTGCAGCTGTCGCCGCCGTGCTGGGGCTGGTGGCCGCGTTCCTGCGCCAGGACGTGCTGCTAGAGCCCTTGCCCGCGCGGGCGGGCGACCGGCCGGCCGGAGCCCGGGCCCGGGCCGGAGGCGGGCTCCGGGATCCGCGGGCGGGGAGGTCCCTCCCGGAAAACGGCGGGCCGCCGGGCCGCCGGGGCGGCGCCGGGGCCGGAGGGACGCCCCGTCCCGCCGTGGCTCCGGCCCGCCCTGGGCTCCACCACGCCCCGGGTGCGGCTGCGGCGGCGGTGCCGGGGCGCGACGGCCTGGCCACGGACGCGGTCCCCGCCGGCGGCCGGGCCGGCCACCCGGGAGCACCGGGCGCCCCGCGCCGCGGGACGGGAAGGAGCGGGATCCCGCCCATCCCCCTGGGCCCCTGGAGCCGGGTGCGCAGCTCCTTCCCGCCCCGGCAAGGGATGAGTCCCGCTTCCTGA
- the gpr gene encoding GPR endopeptidase has protein sequence MTGPRDRRVQGERGNLERMAERRRGAGWNAARPGAGGVPWGGSGPGMAAGPDLSAPPAAAAQAGDAPPAAPSLAAGGPGNLAGGNPAGFVRTDLALEAIGTSQPMPGVQVEEERGQGYLVTRVTVTSPEAARRLGKPPGRYVTIESPGFRKRDRELQERVANVLARELAAMLPDRPDASFFVVGLGNWNATPDSLGPEVVHRLLVTRHLQEYVPEDLKGGLRSVAALAPGVLGLTGIETGDVIRGIVQQIRPDMVIAVDALAARNIERIMTTVQIADTGIHPGSGVGNHRAAVTRETLGIPVIAIGVPTVVHAHTIAYDTLDALTRSLQSQSTLFRTLGQMPEADKRRLIEEVLGPAVGDLMVTPKEIDVFVEEMATVVASGLNAALHPRIDEIDLSPVFA, from the coding sequence GTGACGGGACCGCGGGACAGAAGGGTCCAGGGGGAACGCGGCAACCTGGAGCGGATGGCTGAACGCCGGCGCGGTGCGGGCTGGAACGCGGCGCGCCCGGGGGCGGGTGGGGTGCCCTGGGGTGGCAGCGGCCCAGGGATGGCGGCAGGCCCGGACCTGTCAGCCCCACCGGCCGCCGCCGCGCAGGCCGGGGATGCGCCGCCGGCGGCCCCGTCCCTTGCCGCCGGCGGTCCCGGCAACCTGGCCGGGGGCAACCCGGCCGGGTTCGTCCGCACCGACCTGGCCCTGGAGGCCATCGGCACCTCCCAGCCGATGCCCGGGGTCCAGGTGGAGGAAGAGCGCGGCCAGGGCTACCTGGTCACCCGGGTCACGGTCACGAGCCCCGAGGCGGCGCGCCGCCTGGGGAAGCCCCCCGGCCGGTACGTCACCATCGAATCACCGGGCTTTCGCAAGCGGGACCGGGAACTGCAGGAGCGGGTCGCCAACGTACTGGCCCGGGAGCTGGCGGCCATGCTGCCGGACCGGCCCGATGCCTCCTTCTTTGTCGTCGGCCTGGGCAACTGGAACGCCACGCCCGATTCCCTGGGGCCTGAGGTGGTCCACCGCCTGCTGGTCACCCGCCACCTGCAGGAGTACGTGCCAGAAGATCTCAAGGGCGGCCTGCGCTCCGTGGCCGCCCTGGCTCCTGGCGTGCTGGGGCTGACGGGCATCGAGACGGGCGACGTCATCCGCGGCATCGTGCAGCAGATCCGGCCCGACATGGTCATCGCCGTGGACGCCCTGGCCGCCCGCAACATCGAGCGCATCATGACCACCGTCCAGATCGCCGATACGGGCATCCACCCCGGTTCGGGGGTGGGCAACCACCGGGCGGCGGTGACCCGGGAGACCCTGGGGATCCCGGTCATCGCCATCGGGGTGCCTACGGTGGTCCATGCCCACACCATCGCCTACGACACCCTGGACGCCCTGACCCGGTCCCTGCAGTCCCAGTCCACCCTCTTCCGCACCCTGGGGCAGATGCCCGAGGCGGACAAGCGGCGGCTGATCGAAGAGGTGCTGGGACCGGCCGTGGGCGACCTGATGGTGACCCCCAAGGAGATCGACGTCTTCGTCGAGGAGATGGCCACGGTGGTGGCCAGCGGCCTCAACGCCGCCCTGCACCCGCGGATCGACGAGATCGACCTCTCCCCCGTCTTCGCCTGA
- a CDS encoding MFS transporter encodes MALLPAAVYVIAAVAWLYFISLDMLATGLPLALAAGGAGEGWIGFLVGWMGLSAMLQRPFLAAWGDRRGHRPLLVASLGAGLAGALLFAVSRNPAAELAARTLQGTSLAGLVVSSQALMAALAPPAQRARALALQGLADTGGVLAGTNLGEWAWHHLGRTGLFAGTAAVVAMALALALAGPARTRREPGNPAARRPGHGAAAAGGPPVPAVGGAGPSPRAQPAPEANAGAGPEGPPSPAAGTAHPAAMAGPASTRDPRGAPAVPATAQEVATGGAPHRAGRLPLPGSFLVLGTLTGMIFGAALNLTVLHAQGAGFWAGGWLALFALVAMGARYAAGSWLDRRAGGGLEAAAPSLAHRLLVLGFGLMAAGEGALAAAAPVTAVYGAAAVLAAGYGIAHTALVTAAVGGAPAHRRGLAAGWLANAIDLGVGAGLAVLGWILETWSFSVMYGVLAGAGILGMVTALLARRPGPRAAGRP; translated from the coding sequence GTGGCCCTCTTGCCAGCAGCCGTCTACGTCATTGCCGCCGTCGCCTGGCTGTATTTCATCTCCCTGGACATGCTCGCCACCGGCCTGCCCCTGGCCCTGGCCGCCGGCGGGGCCGGCGAAGGCTGGATCGGCTTCCTGGTGGGATGGATGGGCCTGTCCGCCATGCTCCAGCGGCCCTTCCTGGCCGCCTGGGGCGATCGCCGCGGTCACCGGCCGCTGCTCGTGGCCAGCCTGGGGGCAGGGCTAGCCGGCGCCCTTCTCTTCGCCGTCTCCCGCAACCCCGCCGCCGAACTCGCCGCCCGCACCCTCCAGGGTACCTCCCTGGCGGGCCTGGTGGTCTCCAGCCAGGCCCTGATGGCGGCGCTGGCCCCACCGGCCCAGCGGGCCCGGGCCCTGGCCCTGCAGGGGCTGGCCGACACCGGCGGCGTCCTGGCCGGGACCAACCTGGGCGAGTGGGCGTGGCATCACCTGGGACGAACGGGCCTGTTCGCCGGCACGGCAGCGGTCGTGGCCATGGCCCTGGCGCTGGCGCTGGCCGGACCGGCCCGCACCCGGCGGGAGCCCGGGAACCCGGCGGCGCGCCGCCCGGGCCACGGGGCGGCCGCCGCCGGGGGGCCGCCCGTTCCGGCCGTAGGCGGGGCAGGCCCTTCCCCTCGGGCTCAACCCGCCCCCGAAGCCAACGCCGGCGCCGGACCGGAGGGGCCCCCGTCCCCGGCTGCCGGCACCGCGCATCCGGCCGCCATGGCCGGGCCCGCCTCCACCAGGGACCCCCGGGGGGCACCGGCGGTTCCCGCCACCGCACAGGAGGTCGCCACCGGCGGGGCACCCCACCGCGCCGGGCGGCTGCCGCTGCCCGGGTCCTTTCTCGTGCTGGGTACCCTGACGGGCATGATCTTCGGCGCCGCCCTGAACCTGACCGTGCTCCATGCCCAGGGGGCCGGATTCTGGGCGGGCGGCTGGCTGGCCCTTTTCGCCCTGGTGGCCATGGGGGCGCGCTACGCTGCCGGCAGCTGGCTCGACCGGCGGGCCGGCGGCGGATTGGAAGCTGCCGCCCCGTCCCTGGCCCACCGGCTGCTGGTCCTGGGCTTCGGCCTGATGGCAGCGGGCGAAGGGGCGCTGGCCGCGGCTGCACCGGTGACGGCGGTCTACGGCGCCGCGGCGGTCCTGGCGGCGGGCTACGGCATCGCCCACACGGCGCTGGTGACGGCGGCGGTGGGCGGGGCTCCGGCCCACCGCCGCGGCCTGGCGGCGGGGTGGCTGGCCAATGCCATCGACCTGGGGGTGGGCGCCGGGCTGGCGGTACTGGGCTGGATCCTGGAGACCTGGTCCTTTTCCGTGATGTACGGGGTGCTGGCCGGCGCCGGGATCCTGGGCATGGTCACGGCCCTCCTGGCCCGGCGGCCCGGGCCCCGGGCCGCCGGCCGGCCCTGA